The following are encoded in a window of Balaenoptera ricei isolate mBalRic1 chromosome 1, mBalRic1.hap2, whole genome shotgun sequence genomic DNA:
- the NEXN gene encoding nexilin isoform X2, whose translation MREQAAHQDFYGNLLLEPAAARGLVAAGAAAAGAPGLLTTPRRPEPASAHPGPSRVAGSRCKKLQSFIITPRPHRANMNDISQKAELLLSSSKPVPKTYVPKLGKGDVKDKFEAMQRAREERNQRRSRNEKQRRKEQYIREREWNRKKQEIKEMLASDDEEDVSSKVEKAYVPKLTGTVKGKFAEMEKQRQEEQRKRTEEERKRRIEQDMLEKRKIQRELAKRAEQIEDINNTGTESASEEGDDSLLVTVVPVKSHKPSGKIKKNFEDLEKEQEEKERVKYEEDKRIRYEEQHRSLKEAKCLSLVMDDELESEAKKESLSPGKLKLTFEELERQRQENRRKQAEEEARKRLEEERRAFEEARRQMVNEEEENQDTENIFKGYRPGKLKLSFEEIERQRREDEKRKAEEEARRRIEEEKKAFAEARRSMVVDDDSPEMYKTISQESLTPGKLEINFEELLKQKMEEERRRTEEERKHKLEMEKQEFEQLRQEMGEEEEENETFELSREYEELIKLKRSGSIQAKNLKSKFEKIGQLSEKQIQKKIEEERARRRAIDLEIKEREAENFHEEEDVDIKPAKKSEAPFTHKVNMKARFERMAKAREEEEQRRIEEQKLLRMQFEQKEIDAALQKKREEEEEEEGSNMNGSTIEDEEQTRSGAPWFKKPLKNTSVVDSEPVRFTVKVTGEPKPEITWWFEGEILQDGEDYQYIERGETYCLYLPETFPEDEGEYMCKAVNNKGSAASTCILTIESKN comes from the exons gtgCAAAAAATTACAAAGCTTCATAATCACCCCAAGACCACATAGAGCAAACATGAATGATATTTCCCAAAAGGCTGAG CTTCTGCTTTCTTCATCTAAACCTGTACCAAAAACCTATGTGCCAAAACTTGGCAAGGGTGATGTAAAGGATAAGTTTGAAGCCATGCAGAGAGCcagggaagaaagaaatcaaaggagatctAGAAacgaaaagcaaagaagaaaagaacaatatattagagagagagaatggaacagGAAAAAGCAGGag ATTAAAGAAATGCTTGCTTCTGATGATGAGGAAGATGTATCTTCTAAAGTAGAAAAGGCTTATGTCCCAAAGCTAACAG GAACTGTTAAAGGTAAATTTGCTGAAATGGAGAAACAAAGACAAGAGGaacaaaggaagagaacagaagaggaaCGAAAACGCAGAATTGAGCAGGATATGTTAGAAAAGAGGAAGATACAACGTGAATTAGCAAAAAGGGCTGAGCAG ATTGAGGACATAAACAATACGGGAACTGAATCAGCATCAGAG gaagGAGATGATTCACTGCTTGTAACAGTGGTACCTGTCAAATCACACAAAccatctggaaaaataaaaaagaatttcgaagatctagaaaaagaacaagaagaaaaggaaagggtcaAGTATGAAGAAGATAAAAGAATAAGATATGAAGAACAACATCGATCTCTCAAGGAAGCAAAGTGTCTTTCATTGGtcatg GACGATGAACTGGAAAGTGAGGCAAAAAAAGAGTCACTTTCTCCTGGAAAATTGAAACTGACTTTTGAAGAATTGGAAAGGCAAAGACAAGAAAACCGAAGGAAGCAAGCTGAGGAGGAAGCAAGAAAACGTTTAGAAGAAGAGAGGCGTGCTTTTGAAGAAGCAAGGCGGCAAATG GTAAATGAAGAGGAGGAAAACCAAgacacagaaaacatttttaaagggtacCGCCCTGGTAAACTCAAACTCAGttttgaagaaatagaaagacaaaggagagaagatgaaaaaaggaaagcagaagaagaagccagaagaagaatagaggaagaaaagaaggcatTTGCTGAAGCAAGGAGAAGCATG gtaGTAGATGATGACTCCCCAGAGATGTATAAAACAATCTCTCAAGAATCTCTTACACCgggaaaactagaaattaattttgaagaattattaaaacaaaaaatggaagaagaaagacgACGAACAGAGGAGGAACGGAAGCATAAGCTAGAGATGGAAAAACAGGAATTTGAACAACTGAGACAAGAAATGGGAGAG gaagaagaagaaaatgaaaccttTGAACTGAGCAGGGAATATGAAGAATTAATCAAATTGAAAAGGAGTGGCTCTATTCAAGCTAAAAATCTGAAAAGCAAGTTTGAAAAAATTGGACAATTGtctgaaaaacaaatacagaaaaagataGAAGAAGAACGAGCAAGAAGAAGAGCAATTGACCTTGAAATTAAAGAGCGAGAAGCAGAAAACTTCCATGAG GAAGAAGATGTTGATATCAAGCCTGCAAAAAAAAGTGAGGCTCCATTTACTCATAAAGTGAATATGAAAGCTAGATTTGAACGAATGGCTAaggcaagagaagaagaagaacaaagaagaatTGAAGAGCAAAAGTTATTACGCATGCAGTTTGAACAAAAGGAAATTGATGCAGCACTACAAAAG aaaagagaagaggaggaagaagaagagggtaGCAACATGAATGGCTCCACCATTGAAGATGAAGAGCAAACCAGATCAGGAGCTCCGTGGTTTAAGAAGCCTCTAAAAAACACATCAGTTGTAGACAGTGAGCCAGTTAGATTTACTGTTAAAGTAACAGGAGAACCCAAACCAGAAATTACATGGTGGTTTGAAGGAGAAATATTGCAGGATGGAGAAGACTATCAATATATTGAAAGAGGAGAAACTTACTGTCTTTATTTACCAGAAACCTTCCCAGAAGATGAAGGAGAGTATATGTGTAAAGCAGTGAACAACAAAGGCTCTGCAGCTAGTACCTGCATTCTTACCATTGAAAGTAAGAATTAA
- the NEXN gene encoding nexilin isoform X5 yields MREQAAHQDFYGNLLLEPAAARGLVAAGAAAAGAPGLLTTPRRPEPASAHPGPSRVAGSRCKKLQSFIITPRPHRANMNDISQKAEIKEMLASDDEEDVSSKVEKAYVPKLTGTVKGKFAEMEKQRQEEQRKRTEEERKRRIEQDMLEKRKIQRELAKRAEQIEDINNTGTESASEEGDDSLLVTVVPVKSHKPSGKIKKNFEDLEKEQEEKERVKYEEDKRIRYEEQHRSLKEAKCLSLVMDDELESEAKKESLSPGKLKLTFEELERQRQENRRKQAEEEARKRLEEERRAFEEARRQMVNEEEENQDTENIFKGYRPGKLKLSFEEIERQRREDEKRKAEEEARRRIEEEKKAFAEARRSMVVDDDSPEMYKTISQESLTPGKLEINFEELLKQKMEEERRRTEEERKHKLEMEKQEFEQLRQEMGEEEEENETFELSREYEELIKLKRSGSIQAKNLKSKFEKIGQLSEKQIQKKIEEERARRRAIDLEIKEREAENFHEEEDVDIKPAKKSEAPFTHKVNMKARFERMAKAREEEEQRRIEEQKLLRMQFEQKEIDAALQKKREEEEEEEGSNMNGSTIEDEEQTRSGAPWFKKPLKNTSVVDSEPVRFTVKVTGEPKPEITWWFEGEILQDGEDYQYIERGETYCLYLPETFPEDEGEYMCKAVNNKGSAASTCILTIESKN; encoded by the exons gtgCAAAAAATTACAAAGCTTCATAATCACCCCAAGACCACATAGAGCAAACATGAATGATATTTCCCAAAAGGCTGAG ATTAAAGAAATGCTTGCTTCTGATGATGAGGAAGATGTATCTTCTAAAGTAGAAAAGGCTTATGTCCCAAAGCTAACAG GAACTGTTAAAGGTAAATTTGCTGAAATGGAGAAACAAAGACAAGAGGaacaaaggaagagaacagaagaggaaCGAAAACGCAGAATTGAGCAGGATATGTTAGAAAAGAGGAAGATACAACGTGAATTAGCAAAAAGGGCTGAGCAG ATTGAGGACATAAACAATACGGGAACTGAATCAGCATCAGAG gaagGAGATGATTCACTGCTTGTAACAGTGGTACCTGTCAAATCACACAAAccatctggaaaaataaaaaagaatttcgaagatctagaaaaagaacaagaagaaaaggaaagggtcaAGTATGAAGAAGATAAAAGAATAAGATATGAAGAACAACATCGATCTCTCAAGGAAGCAAAGTGTCTTTCATTGGtcatg GACGATGAACTGGAAAGTGAGGCAAAAAAAGAGTCACTTTCTCCTGGAAAATTGAAACTGACTTTTGAAGAATTGGAAAGGCAAAGACAAGAAAACCGAAGGAAGCAAGCTGAGGAGGAAGCAAGAAAACGTTTAGAAGAAGAGAGGCGTGCTTTTGAAGAAGCAAGGCGGCAAATG GTAAATGAAGAGGAGGAAAACCAAgacacagaaaacatttttaaagggtacCGCCCTGGTAAACTCAAACTCAGttttgaagaaatagaaagacaaaggagagaagatgaaaaaaggaaagcagaagaagaagccagaagaagaatagaggaagaaaagaaggcatTTGCTGAAGCAAGGAGAAGCATG gtaGTAGATGATGACTCCCCAGAGATGTATAAAACAATCTCTCAAGAATCTCTTACACCgggaaaactagaaattaattttgaagaattattaaaacaaaaaatggaagaagaaagacgACGAACAGAGGAGGAACGGAAGCATAAGCTAGAGATGGAAAAACAGGAATTTGAACAACTGAGACAAGAAATGGGAGAG gaagaagaagaaaatgaaaccttTGAACTGAGCAGGGAATATGAAGAATTAATCAAATTGAAAAGGAGTGGCTCTATTCAAGCTAAAAATCTGAAAAGCAAGTTTGAAAAAATTGGACAATTGtctgaaaaacaaatacagaaaaagataGAAGAAGAACGAGCAAGAAGAAGAGCAATTGACCTTGAAATTAAAGAGCGAGAAGCAGAAAACTTCCATGAG GAAGAAGATGTTGATATCAAGCCTGCAAAAAAAAGTGAGGCTCCATTTACTCATAAAGTGAATATGAAAGCTAGATTTGAACGAATGGCTAaggcaagagaagaagaagaacaaagaagaatTGAAGAGCAAAAGTTATTACGCATGCAGTTTGAACAAAAGGAAATTGATGCAGCACTACAAAAG aaaagagaagaggaggaagaagaagagggtaGCAACATGAATGGCTCCACCATTGAAGATGAAGAGCAAACCAGATCAGGAGCTCCGTGGTTTAAGAAGCCTCTAAAAAACACATCAGTTGTAGACAGTGAGCCAGTTAGATTTACTGTTAAAGTAACAGGAGAACCCAAACCAGAAATTACATGGTGGTTTGAAGGAGAAATATTGCAGGATGGAGAAGACTATCAATATATTGAAAGAGGAGAAACTTACTGTCTTTATTTACCAGAAACCTTCCCAGAAGATGAAGGAGAGTATATGTGTAAAGCAGTGAACAACAAAGGCTCTGCAGCTAGTACCTGCATTCTTACCATTGAAAGTAAGAATTAA
- the NEXN gene encoding nexilin isoform X1 produces MREQAAHQDFYGNLLLEPAAARGLVAAGAAAAGAPGLLTTPRRPEPASAHPGPSRVAGSRCKKLQSFIITPRPHRANMNDISQKAELLLSSSKPVPKTYVPKLGKGDVKDKFEAMQRAREERNQRRSRNEKQRRKEQYIREREWNRKKQEIKEMLASDDEEDVSSKVEKAYVPKLTGTVKGKFAEMEKQRQEEQRKRTEEERKRRIEQDMLEKRKIQRELAKRAEQIEDINNTGTESASEEGDDSLLVTVVPVKSHKPSGKIKKNFEDLEKEQEEKERVKYEEDKRIRYEEQHRSLKEAKCLSLVMDDELESEAKKESLSPGKLKLTFEELERQRQENRRKQAEEEARKRLEEERRAFEEARRQMVNEEEENQDTENIFKGYRPGKLKLSFEEIERQRREDEKRKAEEEARRRIEEEKKAFAEARRSMVVDDDSPEMYKTISQESLTPGKLEINFEELLKQKMEEERRRTEEERKHKLEMEKQEFEQLRQEMGEEEEENETFELSREYEELIKLKRSGSIQAKNLKSKFEKIGQLSEKQIQKKIEEERARRRAIDLEIKEREAENFHEEEDVDIKPAKKSEAPFTHKVNMKARFERMAKAREEEEQRRIEEQKLLRMQFEQKEIDAALQKKREEEEEEEGSNMNGSTIEDEEQTRSGAPWFKKPLKNTSVVDSEPVRFTVKVTGEPKPEITWWFEGEILQDGEDYQYIERGETYCLYLPETFPEDEGEYMCKAVNNKGSAASTCILTIETDDY; encoded by the exons gtgCAAAAAATTACAAAGCTTCATAATCACCCCAAGACCACATAGAGCAAACATGAATGATATTTCCCAAAAGGCTGAG CTTCTGCTTTCTTCATCTAAACCTGTACCAAAAACCTATGTGCCAAAACTTGGCAAGGGTGATGTAAAGGATAAGTTTGAAGCCATGCAGAGAGCcagggaagaaagaaatcaaaggagatctAGAAacgaaaagcaaagaagaaaagaacaatatattagagagagagaatggaacagGAAAAAGCAGGag ATTAAAGAAATGCTTGCTTCTGATGATGAGGAAGATGTATCTTCTAAAGTAGAAAAGGCTTATGTCCCAAAGCTAACAG GAACTGTTAAAGGTAAATTTGCTGAAATGGAGAAACAAAGACAAGAGGaacaaaggaagagaacagaagaggaaCGAAAACGCAGAATTGAGCAGGATATGTTAGAAAAGAGGAAGATACAACGTGAATTAGCAAAAAGGGCTGAGCAG ATTGAGGACATAAACAATACGGGAACTGAATCAGCATCAGAG gaagGAGATGATTCACTGCTTGTAACAGTGGTACCTGTCAAATCACACAAAccatctggaaaaataaaaaagaatttcgaagatctagaaaaagaacaagaagaaaaggaaagggtcaAGTATGAAGAAGATAAAAGAATAAGATATGAAGAACAACATCGATCTCTCAAGGAAGCAAAGTGTCTTTCATTGGtcatg GACGATGAACTGGAAAGTGAGGCAAAAAAAGAGTCACTTTCTCCTGGAAAATTGAAACTGACTTTTGAAGAATTGGAAAGGCAAAGACAAGAAAACCGAAGGAAGCAAGCTGAGGAGGAAGCAAGAAAACGTTTAGAAGAAGAGAGGCGTGCTTTTGAAGAAGCAAGGCGGCAAATG GTAAATGAAGAGGAGGAAAACCAAgacacagaaaacatttttaaagggtacCGCCCTGGTAAACTCAAACTCAGttttgaagaaatagaaagacaaaggagagaagatgaaaaaaggaaagcagaagaagaagccagaagaagaatagaggaagaaaagaaggcatTTGCTGAAGCAAGGAGAAGCATG gtaGTAGATGATGACTCCCCAGAGATGTATAAAACAATCTCTCAAGAATCTCTTACACCgggaaaactagaaattaattttgaagaattattaaaacaaaaaatggaagaagaaagacgACGAACAGAGGAGGAACGGAAGCATAAGCTAGAGATGGAAAAACAGGAATTTGAACAACTGAGACAAGAAATGGGAGAG gaagaagaagaaaatgaaaccttTGAACTGAGCAGGGAATATGAAGAATTAATCAAATTGAAAAGGAGTGGCTCTATTCAAGCTAAAAATCTGAAAAGCAAGTTTGAAAAAATTGGACAATTGtctgaaaaacaaatacagaaaaagataGAAGAAGAACGAGCAAGAAGAAGAGCAATTGACCTTGAAATTAAAGAGCGAGAAGCAGAAAACTTCCATGAG GAAGAAGATGTTGATATCAAGCCTGCAAAAAAAAGTGAGGCTCCATTTACTCATAAAGTGAATATGAAAGCTAGATTTGAACGAATGGCTAaggcaagagaagaagaagaacaaagaagaatTGAAGAGCAAAAGTTATTACGCATGCAGTTTGAACAAAAGGAAATTGATGCAGCACTACAAAAG aaaagagaagaggaggaagaagaagagggtaGCAACATGAATGGCTCCACCATTGAAGATGAAGAGCAAACCAGATCAGGAGCTCCGTGGTTTAAGAAGCCTCTAAAAAACACATCAGTTGTAGACAGTGAGCCAGTTAGATTTACTGTTAAAGTAACAGGAGAACCCAAACCAGAAATTACATGGTGGTTTGAAGGAGAAATATTGCAGGATGGAGAAGACTATCAATATATTGAAAGAGGAGAAACTTACTGTCTTTATTTACCAGAAACCTTCCCAGAAGATGAAGGAGAGTATATGTGTAAAGCAGTGAACAACAAAGGCTCTGCAGCTAGTACCTGCATTCTTACCATTGAAA cTGACGACTACTag
- the NEXN gene encoding nexilin isoform X4, with product MREQAAHQDFYGNLLLEPAAARGLVAAGAAAAGAPGLLTTPRRPEPASAHPGPSRVAGSRCKKLQSFIITPRPHRANMNDISQKAEIKEMLASDDEEDVSSKVEKAYVPKLTGTVKGKFAEMEKQRQEEQRKRTEEERKRRIEQDMLEKRKIQRELAKRAEQIEDINNTGTESASEEGDDSLLVTVVPVKSHKPSGKIKKNFEDLEKEQEEKERVKYEEDKRIRYEEQHRSLKEAKCLSLVMDDELESEAKKESLSPGKLKLTFEELERQRQENRRKQAEEEARKRLEEERRAFEEARRQMVNEEEENQDTENIFKGYRPGKLKLSFEEIERQRREDEKRKAEEEARRRIEEEKKAFAEARRSMVVDDDSPEMYKTISQESLTPGKLEINFEELLKQKMEEERRRTEEERKHKLEMEKQEFEQLRQEMGEEEEENETFELSREYEELIKLKRSGSIQAKNLKSKFEKIGQLSEKQIQKKIEEERARRRAIDLEIKEREAENFHEEEDVDIKPAKKSEAPFTHKVNMKARFERMAKAREEEEQRRIEEQKLLRMQFEQKEIDAALQKKREEEEEEEGSNMNGSTIEDEEQTRSGAPWFKKPLKNTSVVDSEPVRFTVKVTGEPKPEITWWFEGEILQDGEDYQYIERGETYCLYLPETFPEDEGEYMCKAVNNKGSAASTCILTIETDDY from the exons gtgCAAAAAATTACAAAGCTTCATAATCACCCCAAGACCACATAGAGCAAACATGAATGATATTTCCCAAAAGGCTGAG ATTAAAGAAATGCTTGCTTCTGATGATGAGGAAGATGTATCTTCTAAAGTAGAAAAGGCTTATGTCCCAAAGCTAACAG GAACTGTTAAAGGTAAATTTGCTGAAATGGAGAAACAAAGACAAGAGGaacaaaggaagagaacagaagaggaaCGAAAACGCAGAATTGAGCAGGATATGTTAGAAAAGAGGAAGATACAACGTGAATTAGCAAAAAGGGCTGAGCAG ATTGAGGACATAAACAATACGGGAACTGAATCAGCATCAGAG gaagGAGATGATTCACTGCTTGTAACAGTGGTACCTGTCAAATCACACAAAccatctggaaaaataaaaaagaatttcgaagatctagaaaaagaacaagaagaaaaggaaagggtcaAGTATGAAGAAGATAAAAGAATAAGATATGAAGAACAACATCGATCTCTCAAGGAAGCAAAGTGTCTTTCATTGGtcatg GACGATGAACTGGAAAGTGAGGCAAAAAAAGAGTCACTTTCTCCTGGAAAATTGAAACTGACTTTTGAAGAATTGGAAAGGCAAAGACAAGAAAACCGAAGGAAGCAAGCTGAGGAGGAAGCAAGAAAACGTTTAGAAGAAGAGAGGCGTGCTTTTGAAGAAGCAAGGCGGCAAATG GTAAATGAAGAGGAGGAAAACCAAgacacagaaaacatttttaaagggtacCGCCCTGGTAAACTCAAACTCAGttttgaagaaatagaaagacaaaggagagaagatgaaaaaaggaaagcagaagaagaagccagaagaagaatagaggaagaaaagaaggcatTTGCTGAAGCAAGGAGAAGCATG gtaGTAGATGATGACTCCCCAGAGATGTATAAAACAATCTCTCAAGAATCTCTTACACCgggaaaactagaaattaattttgaagaattattaaaacaaaaaatggaagaagaaagacgACGAACAGAGGAGGAACGGAAGCATAAGCTAGAGATGGAAAAACAGGAATTTGAACAACTGAGACAAGAAATGGGAGAG gaagaagaagaaaatgaaaccttTGAACTGAGCAGGGAATATGAAGAATTAATCAAATTGAAAAGGAGTGGCTCTATTCAAGCTAAAAATCTGAAAAGCAAGTTTGAAAAAATTGGACAATTGtctgaaaaacaaatacagaaaaagataGAAGAAGAACGAGCAAGAAGAAGAGCAATTGACCTTGAAATTAAAGAGCGAGAAGCAGAAAACTTCCATGAG GAAGAAGATGTTGATATCAAGCCTGCAAAAAAAAGTGAGGCTCCATTTACTCATAAAGTGAATATGAAAGCTAGATTTGAACGAATGGCTAaggcaagagaagaagaagaacaaagaagaatTGAAGAGCAAAAGTTATTACGCATGCAGTTTGAACAAAAGGAAATTGATGCAGCACTACAAAAG aaaagagaagaggaggaagaagaagagggtaGCAACATGAATGGCTCCACCATTGAAGATGAAGAGCAAACCAGATCAGGAGCTCCGTGGTTTAAGAAGCCTCTAAAAAACACATCAGTTGTAGACAGTGAGCCAGTTAGATTTACTGTTAAAGTAACAGGAGAACCCAAACCAGAAATTACATGGTGGTTTGAAGGAGAAATATTGCAGGATGGAGAAGACTATCAATATATTGAAAGAGGAGAAACTTACTGTCTTTATTTACCAGAAACCTTCCCAGAAGATGAAGGAGAGTATATGTGTAAAGCAGTGAACAACAAAGGCTCTGCAGCTAGTACCTGCATTCTTACCATTGAAA cTGACGACTACTag
- the NEXN gene encoding nexilin isoform X7, translating into MREQAAHQDFYGNLLLEPAAARGLVAAGAAAAGAPGLLTTPRRPEPASAHPGPSRVAGSRCKKLQSFIITPRPHRANMNDISQKAELLLSSSKPVPKTYVPKLGKGDVKDKFEAMQRAREERNQRRSRNEKQRRKEQYIREREWNRKKQEIKEMLASDDEEDVSSKVEKAYVPKLTGTVKGKFAEMEKQRQEEQRKRTEEERKRRIEQDMLEKRKIQRELAKRAEQDDELESEAKKESLSPGKLKLTFEELERQRQENRRKQAEEEARKRLEEERRAFEEARRQMVNEEEENQDTENIFKGYRPGKLKLSFEEIERQRREDEKRKAEEEARRRIEEEKKAFAEARRSMVVDDDSPEMYKTISQESLTPGKLEINFEELLKQKMEEERRRTEEERKHKLEMEKQEFEQLRQEMGEEEEENETFELSREYEELIKLKRSGSIQAKNLKSKFEKIGQLSEKQIQKKIEEERARRRAIDLEIKEREAENFHEEEDVDIKPAKKSEAPFTHKVNMKARFERMAKAREEEEQRRIEEQKLLRMQFEQKEIDAALQKKREEEEEEEGSNMNGSTIEDEEQTRSGAPWFKKPLKNTSVVDSEPVRFTVKVTGEPKPEITWWFEGEILQDGEDYQYIERGETYCLYLPETFPEDEGEYMCKAVNNKGSAASTCILTIETDDY; encoded by the exons gtgCAAAAAATTACAAAGCTTCATAATCACCCCAAGACCACATAGAGCAAACATGAATGATATTTCCCAAAAGGCTGAG CTTCTGCTTTCTTCATCTAAACCTGTACCAAAAACCTATGTGCCAAAACTTGGCAAGGGTGATGTAAAGGATAAGTTTGAAGCCATGCAGAGAGCcagggaagaaagaaatcaaaggagatctAGAAacgaaaagcaaagaagaaaagaacaatatattagagagagagaatggaacagGAAAAAGCAGGag ATTAAAGAAATGCTTGCTTCTGATGATGAGGAAGATGTATCTTCTAAAGTAGAAAAGGCTTATGTCCCAAAGCTAACAG GAACTGTTAAAGGTAAATTTGCTGAAATGGAGAAACAAAGACAAGAGGaacaaaggaagagaacagaagaggaaCGAAAACGCAGAATTGAGCAGGATATGTTAGAAAAGAGGAAGATACAACGTGAATTAGCAAAAAGGGCTGAGCAG GACGATGAACTGGAAAGTGAGGCAAAAAAAGAGTCACTTTCTCCTGGAAAATTGAAACTGACTTTTGAAGAATTGGAAAGGCAAAGACAAGAAAACCGAAGGAAGCAAGCTGAGGAGGAAGCAAGAAAACGTTTAGAAGAAGAGAGGCGTGCTTTTGAAGAAGCAAGGCGGCAAATG GTAAATGAAGAGGAGGAAAACCAAgacacagaaaacatttttaaagggtacCGCCCTGGTAAACTCAAACTCAGttttgaagaaatagaaagacaaaggagagaagatgaaaaaaggaaagcagaagaagaagccagaagaagaatagaggaagaaaagaaggcatTTGCTGAAGCAAGGAGAAGCATG gtaGTAGATGATGACTCCCCAGAGATGTATAAAACAATCTCTCAAGAATCTCTTACACCgggaaaactagaaattaattttgaagaattattaaaacaaaaaatggaagaagaaagacgACGAACAGAGGAGGAACGGAAGCATAAGCTAGAGATGGAAAAACAGGAATTTGAACAACTGAGACAAGAAATGGGAGAG gaagaagaagaaaatgaaaccttTGAACTGAGCAGGGAATATGAAGAATTAATCAAATTGAAAAGGAGTGGCTCTATTCAAGCTAAAAATCTGAAAAGCAAGTTTGAAAAAATTGGACAATTGtctgaaaaacaaatacagaaaaagataGAAGAAGAACGAGCAAGAAGAAGAGCAATTGACCTTGAAATTAAAGAGCGAGAAGCAGAAAACTTCCATGAG GAAGAAGATGTTGATATCAAGCCTGCAAAAAAAAGTGAGGCTCCATTTACTCATAAAGTGAATATGAAAGCTAGATTTGAACGAATGGCTAaggcaagagaagaagaagaacaaagaagaatTGAAGAGCAAAAGTTATTACGCATGCAGTTTGAACAAAAGGAAATTGATGCAGCACTACAAAAG aaaagagaagaggaggaagaagaagagggtaGCAACATGAATGGCTCCACCATTGAAGATGAAGAGCAAACCAGATCAGGAGCTCCGTGGTTTAAGAAGCCTCTAAAAAACACATCAGTTGTAGACAGTGAGCCAGTTAGATTTACTGTTAAAGTAACAGGAGAACCCAAACCAGAAATTACATGGTGGTTTGAAGGAGAAATATTGCAGGATGGAGAAGACTATCAATATATTGAAAGAGGAGAAACTTACTGTCTTTATTTACCAGAAACCTTCCCAGAAGATGAAGGAGAGTATATGTGTAAAGCAGTGAACAACAAAGGCTCTGCAGCTAGTACCTGCATTCTTACCATTGAAA cTGACGACTACTag